In Trichocoleus desertorum NBK24, the following are encoded in one genomic region:
- a CDS encoding methylmalonic aciduria and homocystinuria type D protein, whose translation MQTHADQLLPSWSQPILSILVVLQQCSSLMLSRTFATEMQKQQGRSQFLHFGAQVALELEPLGHLVELFDPVTGWPLRSSAGRLRLDDVAVVRAALDYPTKTQGNCILVIHPDWESAVYPSVLVSSAPLDLLQTVAAQVSDRYLLNPLF comes from the coding sequence ATGCAAACTCATGCTGACCAATTGCTTCCCAGTTGGTCGCAGCCTATCTTGTCAATTTTGGTGGTGCTGCAACAATGCTCCAGCTTGATGTTGAGCCGAACCTTCGCAACAGAAATGCAAAAGCAGCAAGGACGGAGCCAATTTTTGCATTTTGGCGCTCAAGTTGCGCTGGAGCTAGAACCTTTAGGGCATTTGGTAGAACTCTTTGATCCGGTGACGGGTTGGCCTCTGCGATCGTCTGCGGGCCGGCTGCGCTTAGATGATGTGGCAGTGGTGCGGGCCGCTTTGGACTATCCCACCAAGACTCAAGGAAACTGCATTTTAGTCATTCATCCCGACTGGGAGAGTGCCGTTTACCCCTCTGTGCTGGTTTCCTCCGCACCTCTCGACTTGCTACAAACGGTCGCTGCCCAAGTGAGCGATCGCTACCTGCTCAATCCTCTTTTTTAA
- the thiS gene encoding sulfur carrier protein ThiS, translating to MSDLSGLSNLSDAITVQVNGESHTCSRSIFLPNLLEQLGLNPRLIAVEYNGEILHRQFWSATEVQEGDRLEIVTIVGGG from the coding sequence ATGTCTGATTTGTCTGGTCTGTCTAATTTGTCTGATGCCATTACTGTGCAAGTGAACGGTGAATCCCACACTTGCTCCCGCTCCATCTTTCTACCGAATCTGTTAGAACAGCTCGGCCTCAACCCTCGTTTGATTGCTGTTGAGTATAACGGTGAGATTCTGCATCGGCAGTTTTGGTCTGCGACCGAAGTCCAAGAAGGCGATCGCCTGGAGATTGTCACCATTGTGGGTGGGGGTTAG
- a CDS encoding thiamine phosphate synthase, whose product MQPALYRILDANLDRAREGLRIVEEWCRFGLNSAPLTDECKQMRQELARWHDPELRAARDTPGDPGTELTHPQEEQRSSIEQVLQVNLCRVEEALRVLEEYGKIYTPEMGMACKQMRYRVYTLESNLLVPQRQQLLERAHLYLVTSPSENLFATVEAALQGGLSLVQYRDKTADDNVRFSNAKKLRQICQDYNALFIVNDRVDLALAVDADGVHLGQQDMAIATARQLLGPHRLIGRSTTNPEEMHQAIQDGADYIGVGPVYETPTKAGKAAAGLEYVRYAKEHATVPWFVIGGVDTNNIHDVLAAGAERVAVVRAIMQAEQPTLITQYFISQLHRIQTIRAYEERIAKPHV is encoded by the coding sequence GTGCAGCCCGCACTCTACCGCATTCTAGATGCCAATCTGGATCGGGCTCGCGAAGGCTTAAGGATCGTCGAAGAGTGGTGTCGATTTGGCCTCAACAGTGCACCGCTGACTGACGAGTGCAAGCAAATGCGGCAAGAATTGGCGCGTTGGCATGATCCAGAACTGCGAGCTGCCCGCGATACACCAGGCGATCCAGGGACAGAACTCACTCACCCGCAAGAAGAGCAGCGCTCTAGCATTGAGCAAGTTTTGCAGGTTAACCTGTGCCGTGTCGAAGAAGCCCTCCGGGTGCTGGAAGAATACGGCAAGATTTACACCCCAGAAATGGGGATGGCCTGCAAACAAATGCGCTATCGCGTCTACACCCTAGAAAGTAACCTGCTGGTGCCCCAACGGCAGCAACTCCTAGAGCGAGCGCACCTCTACCTCGTTACTTCTCCCTCTGAAAATTTATTTGCCACGGTAGAAGCGGCTTTGCAGGGCGGTTTGTCTCTAGTGCAGTACCGTGACAAAACCGCAGACGATAATGTGCGCTTCAGTAATGCCAAAAAACTGCGGCAAATTTGTCAAGATTACAACGCTCTATTCATCGTTAATGACCGTGTAGACTTAGCCCTGGCTGTGGATGCTGATGGTGTGCACTTAGGTCAGCAAGATATGGCGATCGCTACAGCGCGACAACTGTTAGGCCCGCATCGGCTCATTGGTCGCTCCACCACGAACCCTGAAGAAATGCACCAGGCGATTCAAGATGGCGCTGACTACATTGGCGTGGGGCCAGTTTATGAAACGCCCACTAAAGCGGGTAAAGCCGCCGCAGGTCTAGAGTATGTTCGCTATGCCAAAGAACATGCCACAGTGCCTTGGTTTGTGATTGGTGGCGTTGACACGAATAATATTCATGATGTTCTAGCGGCTGGCGCTGAGCGGGTAGCCGTGGTGCGAGCCATTATGCAAGCCGAGCAGCCCACCTTAATTACGCAATATTTCATCTCTCAGCTCCACCGAATTCAAACGATCCGCGCTTACGAAGAACGCATTGCCAAGCCTCATGTCTGA
- a CDS encoding DUF1517 domain-containing protein: MRNKLFSVIKPFLKSVLLVGLVLTLALSNADGALAARSGGRIGGGSFRAPSRGPTYSAPRSYTPGPGGYGGGYGYGYGGGGGFSPLFFIPFLGGGGLSGLFGILIFFAIANFLVSTFRRVSAGTDGESLGYDAYSDNPAVSVAKLQVGLLAEARTLQADLNRIAEAADTSSSEGLTQVLQEASLALLRHPEYWVYAGSESQQTRLSAAESQFNRLALAERSKFGEETLTNFNTRRQLKSANDSALTVAEPGGALTNTSQAPSEYIVVTILVGTQGKFQFPAINSTDELRRALSQIGAIPSEQLLAVEILWTPQAEDDTLTTDDMLAEYPNLKLV; encoded by the coding sequence ATGCGTAATAAACTTTTTTCCGTAATCAAACCCTTTTTGAAATCTGTGCTTCTGGTTGGCCTGGTGCTGACTTTGGCACTGAGTAATGCCGATGGTGCGTTGGCAGCCCGTAGCGGTGGACGCATTGGCGGTGGCTCTTTTCGGGCTCCCAGTCGTGGCCCCACTTATTCTGCTCCCCGTAGCTATACTCCTGGCCCTGGTGGTTATGGCGGCGGATATGGATACGGTTATGGTGGTGGCGGTGGATTTTCTCCCCTTTTCTTTATTCCGTTCCTTGGGGGCGGTGGATTGAGTGGCCTGTTTGGCATCTTGATCTTCTTTGCGATCGCCAATTTCCTAGTTAGCACTTTCCGGCGAGTCAGTGCGGGTACAGATGGCGAAAGCCTGGGGTATGATGCTTACTCCGATAACCCTGCTGTGTCAGTCGCTAAGTTGCAAGTCGGTCTGCTGGCCGAAGCCCGGACGCTGCAAGCTGACCTGAACCGCATTGCTGAAGCTGCTGATACTAGCTCCTCTGAGGGCTTGACCCAAGTTCTGCAAGAAGCCTCTCTCGCCTTGCTGCGTCACCCTGAGTATTGGGTCTACGCGGGGTCAGAGAGCCAGCAAACTCGTCTGAGCGCGGCTGAATCTCAGTTCAATCGCTTAGCTTTAGCAGAACGCAGTAAGTTCGGTGAAGAGACACTAACCAACTTCAACACCCGTCGGCAACTGAAGTCAGCCAATGACTCTGCCCTGACCGTTGCAGAACCTGGGGGTGCTTTGACCAATACTAGTCAAGCTCCTAGCGAATACATTGTGGTGACGATCTTAGTTGGCACCCAAGGTAAGTTCCAGTTCCCCGCGATTAACAGCACTGATGAGTTGCGGCGGGCGCTCAGTCAAATTGGGGCTATTCCTAGCGAACAACTCCTAGCAGTAGAAATTCTGTGGACTCCTCAAGCTGAGGATGACACCCTAACCACAGATGACATGCTAGCTGAGTATCCCAACCTCAAACTCGTCTAG